One window of the Candidatus Dependentiae bacterium genome contains the following:
- a CDS encoding toxin C-terminal domain-containing protein, with protein sequence MNIFLKKQLPLLLILFLGNSIAAMSYNSTYDAKSDATIRVMADHAISQAATTFSDTHIHNREVIDHRSYEGWNNTSTSMRIDTASTPVMKPEHVADHAVDAQKVYEKSQRLLVPKFEHVDDQQSTKLRLILSTGSKRKLEDTRQNIRKKSPGLVKRFLASWVTFEVEQEAKQYADLDLQADSLTSSRTTDLLFAIMSGKLEVAEAAFHNLVHRKLNPNSPRTIDFDYIKAARDILESRPDYQRKVQDQQERLHYNMHVHALKALDKSANRAEFVHNLGKITDTVLDNAYALDYDVSSEVDTQISDSLDVLAQTDNAHEFAFHLATVDHLVCHTQKELLIKQDLYQPTAAEHTAELVLRAVQKYWQNLSPTEMEVSFVCDLAKYISDVTIGTQYLPEQTRNQRIQQFWDTIDKISLENIKQLTAEDFVDGAMYVAARVTWFTGIDKAIKVTKNLNNIKQLGQSAALFAGRMLDKLNVVISGAPAMITADGVVVQTAAAETGYIAAVASYFKDKFYGPDNDHIKSTDQLLEKESLIKDRNQKINDFQPLTNKQARQKAKELGFTEVKKHPCGDTRNKPVFYNGKEYISPDADGHNGGHWKMFDRRGNIQYSMDRNLAKKVKIY encoded by the coding sequence ACCTTCTCAGATACACATATACATAACAGAGAGGTGATTGATCATAGGTCTTATGAAGGATGGAATAATACAAGCACGAGTATGCGTATAGATACTGCTTCAACTCCGGTCATGAAACCGGAACATGTGGCTGATCATGCAGTTGATGCTCAGAAGGTGTATGAAAAATCACAAAGATTATTAGTACCAAAGTTCGAACATGTTGATGATCAACAATCAACCAAGTTACGATTAATACTTTCTACGGGGAGCAAGAGAAAGCTTGAAGATACAAGGCAAAACATTCGAAAGAAATCACCTGGTTTAGTCAAGAGATTTTTAGCTTCATGGGTTACGTTCGAGGTAGAACAAGAAGCAAAACAATATGCTGATTTAGATCTACAAGCAGATTCTTTAACCTCATCACGAACAACAGACCTGTTATTTGCCATAATGAGCGGAAAGTTAGAGGTAGCAGAAGCAGCGTTTCATAACCTTGTTCATAGGAAATTGAATCCTAATTCACCACGAACTATTGATTTTGATTATATCAAAGCAGCTCGAGATATTCTGGAATCGAGGCCTGACTACCAGCGTAAGGTGCAAGATCAGCAAGAACGTTTACATTATAATATGCATGTTCATGCATTAAAAGCATTGGACAAAAGTGCTAATCGTGCAGAGTTTGTACATAATTTAGGCAAAATAACAGATACCGTGTTAGATAATGCTTATGCATTAGATTATGACGTATCCTCAGAAGTTGATACGCAAATTAGTGATTCGCTGGATGTATTAGCACAGACAGACAATGCACATGAATTTGCGTTTCATCTTGCTACGGTTGACCATTTGGTTTGCCACACACAAAAAGAACTTCTGATTAAACAGGACTTATATCAACCGACAGCCGCAGAGCATACAGCAGAATTAGTGCTTCGTGCTGTTCAGAAATACTGGCAAAATCTTTCACCAACGGAAATGGAAGTGTCATTTGTATGTGATCTTGCCAAATATATATCGGATGTTACTATTGGGACGCAGTATCTTCCTGAACAAACAAGAAATCAACGTATACAACAGTTTTGGGATACGATTGACAAGATATCACTGGAAAACATCAAGCAGCTGACTGCAGAGGATTTTGTAGATGGTGCAATGTACGTTGCAGCACGTGTCACATGGTTTACCGGTATAGATAAAGCAATCAAGGTAACAAAAAACCTGAACAACATTAAACAGCTTGGACAATCAGCGGCATTGTTTGCAGGCCGTATGCTTGATAAATTGAATGTGGTAATCAGTGGTGCACCAGCTATGATTACCGCAGATGGGGTGGTAGTACAAACTGCTGCAGCAGAAACGGGTTATATTGCCGCGGTAGCATCATATTTTAAAGATAAGTTCTATGGGCCAGATAACGATCACATAAAAAGTACTGATCAGTTGCTTGAAAAAGAATCATTAATAAAAGATAGAAATCAAAAGATTAATGATTTTCAGCCATTAACAAATAAGCAAGCTCGGCAAAAAGCAAAGGAATTGGGATTTACAGAAGTTAAAAAACATCCCTGTGGTGATACGCGCAATAAACCTGTATTTTACAATGGTAAGGAGTATATAAGTCCTGATGCTGATGGACATAATGGTGGGCATTGGAAGATGTTTGATCGTCGTGGGAATATACAATATAGTATGGATAGAAATCTCGCAAAAAAAGTGAAAATTTATTGA
- a CDS encoding AAA family ATPase codes for MSYMQRLSMLFFITISGFSYSVQDNSRNSIYWSIFNMLNIFGKQSNNPEKMNIYDDVYFLSNKYFLEADWFGRQVFKVFSCSENQDDIIYGSSLSELDQALEFAPQEAKDLLADLLNSRCKGERTALFIGDATGKTTLAKGISYLAYHLGGWGFIVYHGSDFGRSNNQGYLPIYGLRDALDGHCKRGEKIIVIIDEIDVAFESGKMNKYDIDYADNVLSSFLDHQRYNKNFFLIATAKNFTKIPKLFRNRAIDNLVMLPELNNQAIKDILKIKLDWSKSIMGVLVCDDDYLKHLAERINNFSIRRVDKLLNKAEQIARRSNPQSDEPVWIKKEHFEEALCWINLYLDV; via the coding sequence ATGAGTTACATGCAAAGATTATCAATGTTATTTTTTATAACAATTAGCGGCTTTTCCTATTCTGTTCAAGATAACTCAAGAAATAGTATCTATTGGTCTATTTTTAATATGCTTAATATATTTGGAAAGCAATCAAATAATCCTGAAAAAATGAATATTTATGATGATGTTTATTTTTTATCTAATAAATATTTTTTAGAGGCAGATTGGTTTGGAAGGCAAGTTTTTAAAGTTTTTTCTTGCTCAGAAAATCAAGATGATATAATTTATGGCAGTTCTTTGTCTGAATTAGATCAGGCATTGGAATTTGCACCACAGGAAGCAAAAGATTTGCTTGCAGATCTATTGAATTCTAGGTGCAAAGGTGAGCGAACAGCTTTGTTTATTGGTGACGCTACAGGTAAAACTACCTTGGCAAAAGGAATATCATATTTAGCGTATCATTTGGGCGGTTGGGGATTTATTGTTTATCATGGCTCTGATTTTGGTCGAAGTAATAATCAAGGATATTTGCCTATATATGGATTACGCGATGCTTTAGATGGGCATTGTAAAAGGGGGGAAAAAATAATAGTTATTATTGATGAAATAGATGTAGCTTTTGAATCAGGAAAGATGAACAAGTATGATATTGACTATGCAGATAATGTTTTGTCCTCTTTTTTAGATCATCAAAGATATAATAAAAATTTTTTTCTTATAGCAACAGCTAAAAATTTTACTAAGATTCCAAAATTATTCAGAAACAGAGCTATTGATAATTTAGTAATGCTTCCTGAGCTGAATAATCAAGCGATTAAAGATATATTAAAAATAAAATTAGATTGGTCTAAATCAATTATGGGTGTTTTAGTTTGTGATGATGATTACCTAAAACACCTTGCAGAGCGCATTAATAATTTTTCAATTAGGCGTGTTGATAAGTTATTGAACAAGGCGGAACAGATTGCCCGTAGGAGTAATCCACAGAGTGATGAGCCTGTGTGGATTAAAAAGGAACATTTTGAAGAGGCCTTATGTTGGATTAATCTATATTTAGACGTATAA
- a CDS encoding DUF721 domain-containing protein, protein MVRPIKNFLSTLIAQKGDWKVRLMQQWPIIIGELSDQVTIEKVVGDTLVLGVYDSCWMQELYMLSPMLLGKIHAHGYTHIKDIRFKTVTKALPFKQKAPSLPARTVPKNISLTPQQSAVLDRIADQELRSALKAFLIRCYQE, encoded by the coding sequence ATGGTACGCCCAATAAAAAATTTTCTATCTACACTCATTGCACAAAAAGGCGACTGGAAAGTACGCCTTATGCAACAATGGCCAATTATTATAGGTGAATTGAGTGATCAAGTTACCATAGAAAAAGTAGTAGGAGATACCTTGGTATTGGGCGTATATGATTCATGTTGGATGCAAGAATTATACATGCTATCGCCCATGTTACTTGGAAAAATTCATGCACATGGCTACACGCACATTAAAGATATTCGATTTAAAACGGTTACCAAGGCACTGCCATTCAAACAAAAAGCACCATCTCTGCCTGCACGCACAGTACCCAAAAACATCTCCTTAACTCCTCAACAATCTGCAGTTCTTGACAGAATAGCGGATCAAGAATTACGCTCTGCATTAAAGGCGTTTCTTATTCGTTGTTATCAGGAGTAG
- a CDS encoding UDP-N-acetylglucosamine--N-acetylmuramyl-(pentapeptide) pyrophosphoryl-undecaprenol N-acetylglucosamine transferase, with protein MKSSKSICFAAGKSGGHIIPCLTIAQQQYPDHEILFFSTDAPLDMQIIGNQADHHITLPLGNLKYTKWYQYPLIAWYLCSSFFKSLYYLAKHKPAKIISTGGIVAIPVCIAGFLLRIPIELFELNVVPGKAIKALARLATTIYVCFPDAQTYLPSSIVRDYPIRFTHTQTTPQEVRLRIGLDPDKKTYFILGGSQGSLFLNNLMRQFVEQYADHVYQVIHQTGAQDATDWQTFYAQHNILAQVFSYQQNLADYYMAADVVITRAGAGTLFELLFFNKPHMVIPLETKTTVHQRNNAYALAAQYPKLCKVFEQNQVENNPEILWQQL; from the coding sequence ATGAAATCATCAAAATCCATTTGTTTTGCTGCAGGTAAATCTGGCGGCCATATCATCCCTTGTTTAACCATTGCACAACAACAATACCCGGATCATGAAATACTCTTTTTTTCAACCGATGCACCGTTGGATATGCAAATAATTGGCAATCAGGCTGACCATCATATCACCCTTCCGCTCGGCAATTTGAAATATACAAAATGGTATCAGTACCCATTAATTGCGTGGTATCTATGCTCATCATTTTTTAAATCTTTATATTATCTTGCCAAACATAAACCAGCAAAAATTATTAGCACTGGTGGTATAGTGGCAATACCTGTGTGCATCGCCGGGTTTTTACTACGTATCCCTATTGAGTTATTTGAATTAAATGTAGTACCAGGTAAAGCTATTAAAGCATTGGCACGACTAGCAACTACTATATATGTATGCTTTCCTGATGCACAAACCTATTTGCCATCATCCATAGTCAGAGATTATCCTATACGTTTTACACACACCCAGACAACACCACAAGAAGTACGTCTGCGTATTGGGTTAGATCCGGATAAAAAAACCTATTTTATTTTGGGTGGTTCCCAGGGATCATTATTTTTGAATAATCTGATGCGGCAATTTGTCGAACAATATGCTGATCATGTGTATCAAGTTATTCACCAAACTGGAGCACAGGATGCCACCGATTGGCAAACATTCTATGCCCAACACAATATCCTTGCACAGGTATTTAGTTACCAACAAAATTTAGCTGATTATTACATGGCGGCAGATGTAGTGATCACCCGCGCGGGAGCAGGAACATTATTTGAATTATTATTTTTCAATAAACCACATATGGTAATTCCACTCGAAACTAAAACAACAGTACATCAACGGAATAATGCATATGCGCTTGCAGCACAATATCCCAAGTTATGTAAGGTGTTTGAACAAAATCAAGTGGAAAACAATCCAGAAATTCTGTGGCAACAGTTATAA
- a CDS encoding tetratricopeptide repeat protein — translation MKKLMVMCMSMLPICMQSQSDYHTNLWANYLRYEGQHQEAHKRFQQLVPHSIYSLPGYVHLLHSTQKYQEIVDLIPQVGTKFDNDAALQLLIIDALHKSNQSTRAYDKLTALHKKFPHDPQVVFAMANFAIANKELAYALEILNTLLNSSPAKANLFIFHFMKAQIYIQLNKPHDALASVKESLQLHDEFDKGWLMRAMLEEQLGNIQNAIQGYTHYLELSEDNNQRIADHLLQLAFKQKLSQQNRQTAFVQKSCFEQALALFEQKNYKGALAQVDHCLIQNSHGTKERLLKIEILTAMQQFNHAAAQLQAWINQDPHNELWFQALHLLSRQGAQLNTVVKTFEAIAAKHPTSHWAPLYLADLHMRTQQPALALTQLQKAAHIIQDPTLKSTILFQQGVLLFEQQQYDAMRTALEQAYALNADATPLLNLLAHYWATKGNNIDKAEQLITHACTKDQENPHLLDTKALILYKQKKYADAQQLLEKLLKNNPTDATILIHLAQVHHKQNNHQAAQNTLEQARAHTYSAYEKRKLKTLEKKLTQH, via the coding sequence ATGAAAAAATTAATGGTAATGTGTATGAGCATGCTACCTATTTGCATGCAATCGCAAAGCGATTATCATACTAATTTATGGGCGAATTACTTGCGGTATGAAGGTCAACATCAAGAAGCACACAAGCGGTTTCAACAACTCGTTCCCCATTCTATTTATAGTCTACCGGGTTATGTCCACTTATTACACAGTACACAAAAATATCAGGAAATTGTTGATTTAATACCACAAGTTGGTACTAAGTTTGATAATGATGCAGCACTACAACTACTCATCATTGATGCTCTGCACAAATCAAACCAATCAACACGTGCTTATGACAAACTCACCGCATTGCATAAAAAATTCCCCCATGATCCACAGGTTGTTTTTGCAATGGCTAACTTTGCTATAGCAAATAAAGAATTGGCATATGCTTTGGAAATTCTTAATACTTTACTTAATAGTTCACCGGCCAAAGCAAATCTATTTATCTTTCATTTTATGAAAGCACAAATATATATTCAGTTAAACAAGCCGCATGATGCACTTGCAAGCGTAAAAGAAAGCCTACAACTGCATGATGAATTTGACAAAGGTTGGCTCATGCGTGCCATGCTCGAAGAACAGCTAGGCAATATTCAAAACGCCATACAAGGGTATACACACTATCTTGAATTATCTGAAGATAACAACCAACGTATTGCAGATCACTTACTACAACTTGCATTCAAACAAAAACTCTCCCAGCAAAACAGACAAACTGCTTTTGTCCAAAAATCATGTTTTGAACAAGCACTTGCATTGTTTGAACAGAAAAATTATAAAGGAGCTCTTGCCCAAGTTGACCATTGCCTGATACAAAACTCGCATGGCACCAAAGAACGCTTACTCAAAATAGAAATACTCACCGCTATGCAGCAATTCAATCATGCAGCAGCACAATTACAAGCCTGGATAAACCAAGATCCACACAATGAATTATGGTTTCAGGCACTCCATTTGCTCAGTCGTCAAGGCGCACAACTAAATACAGTCGTCAAAACATTCGAAGCAATTGCAGCCAAACATCCAACGTCTCATTGGGCACCACTGTATCTGGCTGATCTACATATGCGGACACAACAACCAGCATTGGCGCTTACCCAATTGCAAAAAGCTGCACACATTATACAAGATCCAACATTAAAAAGTACTATCTTATTCCAACAGGGCGTACTCTTGTTCGAGCAACAACAATATGACGCTATGCGTACCGCATTAGAACAAGCGTATGCATTAAACGCAGATGCAACACCGTTGCTTAACCTGCTCGCACACTACTGGGCAACTAAAGGCAATAACATAGATAAAGCAGAACAGCTTATTACACATGCATGTACAAAAGATCAAGAAAATCCACATCTGCTCGACACCAAAGCTTTAATTTTATACAAGCAAAAAAAATATGCTGACGCACAACAATTATTGGAAAAATTACTGAAAAATAACCCGACTGATGCAACTATTTTAATTCATCTTGCACAAGTACACCATAAACAAAACAATCATCAAGCAGCACAAAATACTTTAGAACAAGCACGTGCACATACATACTCGGCATATGAAAAACGTAAATTAAAAACCTTAGAAAAAAAACTAACCCAACATTAA